In a single window of the Streptomyces sp. HUAS ZL42 genome:
- a CDS encoding class III extradiol dioxygenase subunit B-like domain-containing protein → MLVAAAVCPCPPLLVPEVAAGAAPELDAARAACTDALGVLAAARPDRLVVVGPAEQSGRGPYPQGARGSFRGFGVDLDVTLGPEEGADAASERELPPSLAVAAWLLGRTGWSDAPIVGLGVGEPLEAERCIEVGREIGGRAGRVALLVMGDASACRTLKAPGYLDERAAPFDAEVARALGEADIAAVKALDAGLAHELKASGRAPWQVLAGAAEDTGLSGALLYEDAPYGVGYLVATWS, encoded by the coding sequence ATGCTTGTCGCCGCAGCAGTCTGCCCCTGCCCGCCTCTCCTCGTGCCCGAGGTCGCCGCGGGCGCCGCGCCCGAGCTGGACGCAGCGCGTGCCGCCTGCACGGACGCGCTGGGCGTGCTCGCTGCCGCCCGGCCGGACCGGCTGGTGGTGGTCGGGCCCGCCGAACAGAGCGGACGTGGGCCCTATCCGCAGGGTGCGCGGGGCTCGTTCCGGGGCTTCGGCGTGGATCTCGATGTGACGCTGGGCCCGGAGGAGGGCGCAGACGCGGCATCCGAGCGGGAGCTGCCGCCCTCGCTCGCGGTGGCCGCGTGGCTGCTGGGGCGGACCGGCTGGTCCGATGCCCCGATCGTGGGACTCGGCGTGGGGGAACCTCTCGAGGCCGAGCGGTGTATCGAAGTCGGAAGGGAAATCGGCGGACGGGCCGGGCGGGTGGCACTGCTGGTGATGGGCGACGCCAGCGCGTGCCGGACGCTGAAGGCGCCGGGCTACCTCGACGAGCGGGCGGCGCCCTTCGACGCGGAGGTCGCGCGTGCGCTGGGTGAGGCGGACATCGCGGCGGTCAAAGCGCTCGACGCCGGGCTGGCTCACGAGCTGAAGGCGTCGGGCCGGGCTCCCTGGCAGGTGCTCGCGGGCGCCGCCGAGGACACGGGGCTCTCCGGCGCGCTGCTGTACGAGGACGCGCCGTACGGCGTGGGATACCTGGTCGCGACGTGGTCGTAG
- a CDS encoding bifunctional (p)ppGpp synthetase/guanosine-3',5'-bis(diphosphate) 3'-pyrophosphohydrolase: MSAEATNPATPGPVVEAVTPAVPRRKARARIDLRRLGRAALLGSASRDRLPDAIGHVVDAHRAHHADADIEPLRRAYVLAESSHRGQMRKSGEPYITHPLAVTLILAELGAETTTLTASLLHDTVEDTDVTLDQVREQFGEEVRYLVDGVTKLEKVDYGAAAEPETFRKMLVATGSDVRVMSIKLADRLHNMRTLGVMRPEKQARIAKVTRDVLIPLAERLGVQALKTELEDLVFAILHPEEYEHTRGLIVDNASRADDPLAEMADEMRTVLRDAGIQAEVLIRPRHFVSLHRVARKRGRLRGADFGRLLVLVNDDADCYAVLGELHTCMTPVVSEFKDFIAVPKFNLYQSLHTAVAREDGQVGEVLIRTHQMHKVAEAGVVALGNPYAPPSEEPVDGERADPTRPGWLSRLLDWQEAAPDPDTFWSTLREDLAQDREITVFRPDGGTLGLPEGATCVDAAYAQYGEDAHACIGARVNGRLATLSTVLRDGDTVQLLMGQDPASEPSREWLEHAHTPAARIAIQRWIAAHPAHDEPQETEAAEGGGASPVALRPLGDGPVGRHDAANVVLDRPGATVRLAGCCTPVPPDEVTGFTVRGGVVTVHRVECAAVGRMKEAGRAEVGVSWGDTAECRVTLVAESFGRAHLLADLTEAMALEGAEIVSATVEPPSQQRVRHTYTVQLPDAAHLPALMRAMRNVPGVYDVSRAQTPGR, from the coding sequence ATGAGTGCGGAGGCCACGAATCCTGCGACCCCAGGTCCAGTAGTGGAAGCTGTGACGCCTGCGGTGCCCCGCAGGAAGGCCCGGGCCAGGATCGACCTGCGCCGACTGGGCAGGGCCGCCCTGCTCGGCTCCGCCTCCCGCGACCGGCTGCCCGACGCGATCGGACACGTCGTCGACGCCCACCGCGCCCACCACGCCGACGCCGACATCGAACCGCTGCGCCGGGCCTACGTCCTGGCCGAGTCCTCGCACCGCGGCCAGATGCGCAAGAGCGGCGAGCCGTACATCACGCATCCCCTGGCCGTGACCCTGATCCTCGCCGAACTGGGCGCGGAGACCACCACCTTGACGGCCTCTCTGCTGCACGACACCGTCGAGGACACCGACGTGACGCTCGATCAGGTCCGCGAGCAGTTCGGCGAGGAGGTCCGTTACCTCGTCGACGGTGTCACCAAGCTGGAGAAGGTCGACTACGGCGCGGCAGCCGAGCCGGAGACCTTCCGCAAGATGCTCGTCGCCACCGGCAGCGACGTCCGCGTGATGTCGATCAAACTCGCGGACCGGCTGCACAACATGCGCACCCTCGGCGTGATGCGCCCGGAGAAGCAGGCGCGCATCGCCAAGGTCACCCGCGACGTCCTCATCCCGCTCGCCGAACGGCTCGGCGTCCAGGCGCTCAAGACCGAACTGGAGGACCTCGTCTTCGCGATCCTCCACCCCGAGGAGTACGAGCACACGCGCGGGCTGATCGTCGACAACGCCTCCCGCGCGGACGACCCGCTCGCCGAGATGGCCGACGAGATGCGCACGGTCCTGCGTGACGCCGGGATCCAGGCGGAAGTCCTCATCCGGCCGCGGCATTTCGTCTCCCTGCACCGCGTCGCCCGCAAGCGGGGCCGACTGCGCGGCGCCGACTTCGGCCGTCTGCTGGTGCTGGTCAACGACGACGCCGACTGTTACGCCGTCCTCGGCGAACTGCACACCTGTATGACGCCCGTCGTCTCGGAGTTCAAGGACTTCATCGCCGTCCCCAAGTTCAACCTGTACCAGTCGCTGCACACGGCGGTCGCCCGCGAGGACGGCCAGGTCGGCGAAGTCCTCATCCGCACCCACCAGATGCACAAGGTCGCCGAGGCCGGCGTCGTCGCGCTCGGCAATCCCTACGCTCCGCCTTCGGAGGAGCCCGTCGACGGCGAGCGCGCGGACCCCACCCGGCCCGGCTGGCTCTCCCGCCTCCTCGACTGGCAGGAGGCCGCGCCCGACCCCGACACGTTCTGGTCGACCCTGCGCGAGGACCTGGCCCAGGACCGCGAGATCACCGTCTTCCGGCCCGACGGCGGCACGCTGGGCCTGCCCGAGGGAGCGACCTGTGTGGACGCCGCGTACGCGCAGTACGGCGAGGACGCGCACGCGTGCATCGGCGCCCGCGTCAACGGCCGCCTGGCGACGCTGAGCACCGTCCTGCGGGACGGCGACACCGTCCAGCTCCTCATGGGCCAGGACCCCGCCTCGGAGCCGTCCCGGGAGTGGCTGGAGCACGCCCACACACCGGCCGCACGGATCGCCATCCAACGGTGGATCGCGGCCCACCCGGCGCACGACGAACCGCAGGAGACCGAGGCCGCCGAGGGCGGTGGCGCGTCACCCGTGGCCCTGCGTCCCCTTGGCGACGGCCCCGTCGGCCGGCACGACGCCGCGAACGTCGTCCTCGACCGACCGGGTGCCACCGTACGGCTCGCCGGCTGCTGCACTCCCGTCCCGCCGGACGAGGTCACCGGCTTCACCGTGCGCGGGGGAGTGGTGACCGTCCACCGCGTCGAGTGCGCCGCGGTGGGACGGATGAAGGAAGCGGGGCGCGCGGAGGTCGGCGTGAGCTGGGGCGACACCGCCGAGTGCCGGGTCACCCTGGTCGCCGAATCGTTCGGGCGCGCTCATCTCCTCGCGGACCTCACGGAAGCGATGGCCCTGGAGGGCGCGGAAATCGTCTCGGCGACCGTCGAACCCCCGAGCCAGCAGCGCGTACGCCACACCTACACCGTCCAACTCCCGGACGCGGCCCACCTGCCCGCCCTGATGCGCGCGATGCGGAACGTGCCGGGGGTGTACGACGTGAGCCGGGCGCAGACGCCGGGGAGATAG
- the miaB gene encoding tRNA (N6-isopentenyl adenosine(37)-C2)-methylthiotransferase MiaB, whose protein sequence is MTSSSDRSPAVDVRSSKTYEIRTYGCQMNVHDSERLSGLLEEAGYVRAPEGSDGDADVVVFNTCAVRENADNRLYGNLGRLAPKKAVRPGMQIAVGGCLAQKDRDTIVKKAPWVDVVFGTHNIGKLPVLLERARVQEEAQVEIAESLEAFPSTLPTRRESAYAAWVSISVGCNNTCTFCIVPALRGKEKDRRTGDILAEIEALVAEGVSEITLLGQNVNAYGSDIGDREAFSKLLRACGTIEGLERVRFTSPHPRDFTDDVIAAMAETPNVMPQLHMPLQSGSDTVLKAMRRSYRQERYLGIIEKVRAAIPHAAITTDIIVGFPGETEEDFEQTLHVVREARFAQAFTFQYSKRPGTPAATMENQIPKEVVQARYERLVALQEEISWEENKKQVGRTLELMVAEGEGRKDGVTHRLSGRAPDNRLVHFTKPEQEVRPGDVVTVEITYAAPHHLLAEAAVLDVRRTRAGDAWEKRNVEKAAAPAGVMLGLPKIGVPEPLPVATGSACGCD, encoded by the coding sequence ATGACCAGCAGCAGCGACCGGAGCCCGGCAGTGGACGTTCGATCATCCAAGACATACGAAATCCGTACCTACGGGTGCCAGATGAACGTCCACGATTCCGAGCGATTGTCCGGACTGCTGGAGGAAGCCGGTTACGTGCGTGCGCCCGAGGGGTCGGACGGCGACGCGGACGTGGTGGTCTTCAACACCTGCGCGGTACGGGAGAACGCCGACAACCGGCTGTACGGCAACCTCGGCCGCCTCGCACCGAAGAAGGCCGTGCGACCGGGCATGCAGATCGCGGTCGGCGGCTGTCTGGCGCAGAAGGACCGGGACACCATCGTGAAGAAGGCGCCCTGGGTGGACGTCGTCTTCGGCACGCACAACATCGGCAAGCTGCCGGTGCTGCTCGAGCGTGCCCGCGTGCAGGAAGAGGCCCAGGTCGAGATCGCCGAGTCGCTCGAGGCCTTCCCCTCCACGCTGCCCACCCGCCGCGAGAGCGCCTACGCGGCCTGGGTCTCCATCTCCGTCGGCTGCAACAACACGTGCACCTTCTGCATCGTCCCGGCGCTGCGCGGCAAGGAGAAGGACCGCCGCACCGGCGACATCCTCGCCGAGATCGAGGCCCTGGTCGCCGAGGGCGTCTCCGAGATCACGCTGCTCGGGCAGAACGTGAACGCGTACGGCTCCGACATCGGAGACCGTGAGGCGTTCAGCAAGCTGCTGCGGGCCTGCGGCACCATCGAGGGCCTGGAGCGCGTCCGCTTCACGTCCCCGCACCCGCGCGACTTCACGGACGACGTGATCGCCGCCATGGCCGAGACGCCGAACGTGATGCCCCAGCTGCACATGCCGCTGCAGTCCGGCTCGGACACGGTCTTGAAGGCGATGCGCCGCTCCTACCGGCAGGAGCGTTACCTCGGGATCATCGAGAAGGTCCGCGCGGCCATCCCGCACGCCGCGATCACCACCGACATCATCGTGGGCTTCCCCGGCGAGACCGAGGAGGACTTCGAGCAGACCCTGCACGTGGTGCGCGAGGCGCGGTTCGCGCAGGCGTTCACCTTCCAGTACTCCAAGCGGCCCGGCACCCCGGCGGCGACCATGGAGAACCAGATCCCCAAGGAGGTCGTCCAGGCGCGTTACGAGCGTCTCGTCGCCCTCCAGGAGGAGATCTCCTGGGAGGAGAACAAGAAGCAGGTCGGCCGCACGCTCGAACTCATGGTCGCCGAGGGCGAGGGCCGCAAGGACGGCGTCACCCACCGGCTCTCCGGCCGTGCCCCCGACAACCGCCTGGTCCATTTCACCAAGCCGGAGCAGGAGGTGCGCCCCGGCGACGTCGTCACGGTCGAGATCACGTACGCCGCCCCGCACCACCTCCTCGCCGAGGCCGCCGTCCTGGACGTGCGCCGCACGCGCGCGGGGGACGCCTGGGAGAAGCGGAACGTCGAGAAGGCGGCCGCGCCTGCGGGCGTGATGCTCGGCCTGCCGAAGATCGGCGTCCCCGAGCCGCTGCCCGTCGCCACGGGCAGCGCCTGCGGCTGCGACTGA
- a CDS encoding M1 family metallopeptidase translates to MLLTPRLRARTPRRLKATALLASAVSVCLVAASAPATPLGVGDRLFPYLGNPGYDVASYDLSFTYSGSNSKPLKAVTTIDAWTTTPLDRINLDFAHGKVGSVEVDGEPAAFTGAGDDLVVTPRTPLPEGSWMRITVRHTSDPVPADGRDGGWVATADGLAMANQADAAHLVFPCNDHPSDKARFTIRITAPNGYTAVANGLPADVDRVGRATTWTYRTQHPMATELAQVSIGRSSVLRRTGPHGLPVRDVVPAKDRDSLEPWLQTTPDQIAWMESKVGAYPFETYGLLVAEASTGFELETQTLSLFERGLFTEPAYPAWYVESIMVHELSHQWFGDSVSPRTWSDLWLNEGHATWYEALYAEEKAHRTMEARMKAAYGASDRWRAAGGPPAAPKAPAPGQKISIFRPNVYDGAALVLYALRQEIGRKAFERLERVWVRDHRDGTASTADFVDLASRISGRNLDAFFQGWLYGEKTPPMPGHPDWKPVPPAEVPADAAAEGLAK, encoded by the coding sequence ATGCTGCTCACCCCCCGCCTCCGTGCCAGGACCCCCCGACGGCTGAAAGCGACCGCACTGCTCGCCTCCGCCGTCTCCGTCTGCCTCGTCGCCGCGAGCGCCCCGGCGACCCCGCTGGGCGTCGGCGACCGCCTCTTCCCGTACCTGGGCAACCCGGGATACGACGTGGCGTCGTACGACCTCTCCTTCACCTATTCCGGCAGCAACAGCAAGCCGCTCAAGGCGGTCACCACGATCGACGCCTGGACCACGACCCCGCTGGACCGCATCAACCTGGACTTCGCCCACGGCAAGGTGGGCTCGGTCGAGGTCGACGGCGAGCCCGCCGCCTTCACCGGCGCCGGCGACGACCTGGTGGTCACACCGCGGACCCCGCTGCCCGAGGGCAGCTGGATGCGCATCACCGTGCGGCACACCAGTGACCCCGTCCCCGCCGACGGCCGGGACGGCGGCTGGGTGGCCACCGCGGACGGTCTCGCCATGGCAAATCAGGCCGACGCAGCGCACCTGGTGTTCCCGTGCAATGACCACCCGTCGGACAAGGCGAGGTTCACCATCCGGATCACCGCGCCCAACGGCTACACGGCCGTGGCCAATGGTCTGCCGGCCGACGTCGACCGCGTCGGCAGGGCGACCACGTGGACGTACCGCACCCAGCACCCCATGGCCACCGAGCTGGCCCAGGTCTCGATCGGCCGCTCGAGCGTCCTGCGACGCACCGGCCCCCACGGACTGCCCGTCAGGGACGTCGTGCCCGCCAAGGACCGCGACTCGCTCGAACCGTGGCTGCAGACGACCCCCGACCAGATCGCCTGGATGGAGAGCAAGGTCGGCGCCTATCCGTTCGAGACCTACGGACTGCTCGTCGCCGAAGCCTCCACCGGCTTCGAACTGGAGACGCAGACCCTCTCCCTCTTCGAGAGAGGACTGTTCACCGAGCCCGCCTACCCCGCCTGGTACGTCGAGTCGATCATGGTGCACGAGCTGTCCCACCAGTGGTTCGGCGACAGCGTCAGCCCGCGCACCTGGTCCGACCTGTGGCTCAACGAGGGGCACGCCACCTGGTACGAGGCCCTGTACGCGGAGGAGAAGGCGCACCGGACGATGGAGGCGCGGATGAAGGCGGCGTACGGCGCCTCCGACCGCTGGCGCGCGGCCGGCGGACCGCCCGCGGCTCCCAAGGCACCCGCTCCCGGCCAGAAGATCAGCATCTTCCGCCCGAACGTCTACGACGGCGCCGCGCTCGTGCTGTACGCCCTGCGCCAGGAGATCGGCCGGAAGGCCTTCGAGCGACTGGAGCGGGTCTGGGTGCGTGACCACCGGGACGGCACCGCGAGCACGGCCGACTTCGTCGACCTGGCGTCCCGGATCTCCGGGCGGAACCTCGACGCCTTCTTCCAGGGCTGGCTGTACGGCGAGAAGACCCCGCCGATGCCCGGCCACCCGGACTGGAAGCCGGTGCCGCCCGCCGAAGTGCCCGCCGACGCCGCCGCCGAGGGGCTCGCGAAATAA
- a CDS encoding antitoxin: MGLLHNLKAKLSPAKDKVSDLAQQHGGKITHGLDKAAKVVDEKTKGKYSDRIHTGTGKAKGAMDRLAHKGDTSAGGDTFTPPDSPPPAS, encoded by the coding sequence ATGGGTCTTTTGCACAATTTGAAGGCCAAGCTCTCCCCGGCCAAGGACAAGGTCTCGGACCTCGCGCAACAGCACGGGGGCAAGATCACACACGGCCTGGACAAGGCCGCCAAGGTCGTCGACGAGAAGACCAAGGGCAAGTACAGCGACAGGATCCATACGGGCACCGGCAAGGCCAAGGGCGCCATGGACCGCCTCGCGCACAAGGGCGACACCTCAGCGGGTGGCGACACCTTCACGCCGCCGGACTCCCCACCGCCGGCTTCCTGA
- a CDS encoding globin domain-containing protein translates to MSTTRSDEFDEYHALLARQDAMRLRQQLRSPARLPSLASAAPQEAGRSYDGSADQQTIIRYLPLVTPFSDLIAHLYEAMFERHPYLRGLFPDSLEFQRAHLERAFWYLIEHLDRPDDVVAFCARLGRDHRKLGVRPVHYEVFETALAEALRRSAGERWTGDLERAWLGMLRFAVAAMVDGADEALAEPPYWNGTVTEHQLCRPDLAVLRVRTAEPYPYRAGQYANLQSPLLPHAWRPYSLARAPRPDRELEFHIRRTGSGGVSEALVSHTRVGDPLRLGPARGSMTLDDGLTRGVLIVAGGTGWATAKALLEELTVRRPPGRGVHLFLGARTLDEVYDRAALAELAKKGRPWLRVVPVLGAGTVAAEDGSVADAVARLGDWSRHLVAYVSGPPAMVSATVRRLTAMNLPADRIRHDPVGGTVPLPPCPAITDQ, encoded by the coding sequence TTGAGCACCACCAGAAGCGACGAATTCGACGAGTACCACGCGCTCCTCGCGCGGCAGGACGCGATGCGGCTGCGTCAGCAACTGCGTTCCCCGGCACGGCTGCCATCCTTGGCGTCCGCCGCACCGCAGGAAGCCGGACGCTCCTACGACGGGAGTGCCGACCAGCAGACGATCATCCGGTACCTGCCGCTGGTGACCCCCTTCAGCGACCTCATCGCGCACCTCTACGAGGCCATGTTCGAGCGGCATCCGTATCTGCGCGGGCTGTTCCCCGACTCGTTGGAGTTCCAGCGGGCCCATCTGGAGCGGGCCTTCTGGTATCTGATCGAACACCTGGACCGGCCCGACGACGTGGTCGCCTTCTGCGCCCGGCTGGGCCGCGACCACCGCAAGCTGGGAGTGCGGCCCGTGCACTACGAGGTGTTCGAGACCGCGCTCGCCGAGGCGCTGCGCCGGAGCGCGGGCGAGCGGTGGACCGGTGACCTGGAGCGGGCGTGGCTGGGGATGCTGCGGTTCGCCGTCGCGGCCATGGTGGACGGAGCGGACGAAGCCCTGGCAGAGCCTCCGTACTGGAACGGAACGGTGACGGAACATCAGCTGTGCCGTCCGGACCTCGCCGTCCTCCGCGTCCGCACCGCGGAGCCGTATCCCTACCGGGCCGGGCAGTACGCGAACCTCCAGTCCCCGCTGCTGCCGCACGCATGGCGGCCGTACTCCCTCGCCCGCGCGCCCCGCCCGGACAGGGAGCTGGAGTTCCACATCCGCCGCACCGGCTCCGGCGGCGTGAGCGAGGCGCTGGTGTCCCATACCCGCGTCGGCGACCCGCTGCGCCTGGGACCCGCGCGGGGGTCCATGACACTCGACGACGGACTGACGAGGGGCGTGCTGATCGTGGCAGGCGGCACCGGATGGGCCACCGCCAAAGCACTGCTGGAAGAGCTGACCGTACGCCGTCCGCCCGGCCGAGGCGTGCACCTGTTCCTCGGCGCTCGCACGCTGGACGAGGTGTACGACAGGGCCGCCCTGGCCGAGCTTGCGAAGAAGGGCCGCCCGTGGCTGCGTGTCGTCCCTGTGCTCGGCGCGGGCACCGTGGCCGCCGAGGACGGCTCGGTGGCCGACGCGGTGGCCCGGCTCGGCGACTGGTCCCGGCACCTCGTCGCCTACGTGAGCGGCCCGCCCGCCATGGTCAGCGCCACGGTGCGGCGGCTGACCGCCATGAACCTGCCCGCCGACCGGATCCGCCACGACCCGGTCGGCGGCACGGTACCTCTTCCCCCCTGCCCGGCGATCACCGATCAGTGA
- the dapF gene encoding diaminopimelate epimerase: MSTRIAFLKGHGTENDFVIVPDPENAIDLPPAAVAALCDRRAGIGGDGLLHVVRSAAHPEAQDMAAEAEWFMDYRNGDGSIAEMCGNGVRVFARYLQRAGHVGEGDLAVATRGGVKTVHIAKTASHGGSTAGDITVGMGKARLPEGDVTVSVGERSWPARNVNMGNPHAVAFVDDLTHAGDLFSAPPFSPASAYPDGVNVEFVVDRGPRHVAMRVHERGAGETRSCGTGACAVAVAAARRDGADPTATGTPATYTVDVLGGRLVITERPDGEIEMTGPAVIVAEGEIDAEWLETSVR, translated from the coding sequence ATGAGCACGCGGATCGCCTTCCTCAAGGGTCACGGCACCGAGAACGACTTCGTGATCGTCCCGGACCCGGAGAACGCCATCGACCTGCCCCCGGCCGCGGTGGCCGCCCTGTGCGACCGCCGTGCGGGCATCGGCGGTGACGGACTGCTGCACGTCGTGCGGTCCGCGGCGCACCCCGAGGCCCAGGACATGGCGGCCGAGGCCGAGTGGTTCATGGACTACCGCAATGGCGACGGCTCGATCGCGGAGATGTGCGGCAACGGCGTGCGGGTGTTCGCGCGCTACCTCCAGCGCGCCGGGCACGTGGGGGAGGGCGACCTCGCGGTCGCCACGCGCGGGGGCGTGAAGACCGTGCACATCGCGAAGACCGCATCCCACGGCGGCTCCACCGCGGGCGACATCACCGTCGGCATGGGCAAGGCACGCCTCCCCGAAGGGGACGTCACGGTGAGCGTGGGCGAGCGCAGCTGGCCCGCGCGGAACGTGAACATGGGCAACCCCCACGCGGTCGCCTTCGTGGACGATCTCACACACGCCGGGGACCTGTTCTCCGCCCCGCCCTTCAGCCCTGCCTCCGCCTACCCGGACGGGGTCAACGTCGAGTTCGTCGTCGATCGCGGCCCCCGGCACGTCGCGATGCGCGTGCACGAGCGCGGCGCCGGCGAGACCCGCTCGTGCGGCACGGGCGCGTGCGCCGTCGCCGTGGCGGCCGCGCGGCGGGACGGTGCCGACCCGACGGCCACCGGGACTCCGGCGACGTACACCGTCGACGTCCTGGGCGGCCGTCTGGTGATCACCGAGCGGCCCGACGGCGAGATCGAGATGACCGGCCCCGCGGTGATCGTCGCCGAGGGCGAGATCGACGCGGAGTGGCTGGAAACGTCGGTTCGCTGA
- the miaA gene encoding tRNA (adenosine(37)-N6)-dimethylallyltransferase MiaA translates to MSSAPSAPRVIAVVGPTAAGKSDLGVFLARQLGGDVVNADSMQLYRGMDIGTAKLTPEERGGVPHHLLDIWDVTVTASVAEYQRLARERIDALLAEGRWPILVGGSGLYVRGAVDNLEFPGTDPEVRARLEEELTLRGSGALHARLAAADPEAAQAILPSNGRRIVRALEVIEITGKPFTANLPGHDSVYDTVQIGVDVARPELDERIARRVDRMWDAGLVDEVRALEAQGLREGRTASRALGYQQVLDALAGECTQEEARAETVRATKRFARRQDSWFRRDPRVHWLSGAAADLTELPQLALALVARPVTA, encoded by the coding sequence GTGAGCAGCGCACCTTCCGCCCCCCGTGTCATCGCCGTCGTCGGACCCACCGCGGCCGGAAAGTCCGATCTGGGCGTCTTCCTGGCCCGGCAGCTCGGCGGCGACGTCGTCAACGCCGACTCCATGCAGCTCTACCGAGGGATGGACATCGGCACCGCCAAGCTGACGCCCGAGGAACGCGGCGGGGTCCCGCATCATCTCCTGGACATCTGGGACGTGACCGTCACGGCGTCCGTCGCCGAGTACCAGCGGCTCGCGCGGGAGCGGATCGACGCGCTGCTCGCCGAGGGGCGCTGGCCGATCCTGGTCGGCGGCTCCGGGCTGTACGTCCGCGGGGCCGTCGACAACCTGGAGTTCCCCGGTACCGACCCCGAGGTCCGGGCCCGGCTCGAGGAGGAGCTCACGCTGCGTGGCTCCGGCGCGCTGCACGCCCGGCTGGCCGCCGCCGATCCCGAGGCCGCGCAGGCGATCCTGCCCAGCAACGGCCGCCGTATCGTCCGGGCCCTCGAAGTGATCGAGATCACCGGCAAGCCCTTCACTGCCAACCTCCCGGGCCACGACTCCGTCTACGACACGGTCCAGATCGGCGTCGACGTGGCCCGCCCCGAGCTCGACGAGCGCATCGCCCGACGGGTCGACCGGATGTGGGACGCCGGGCTGGTGGACGAGGTCCGCGCACTGGAGGCCCAGGGGTTGCGCGAAGGGCGTACGGCGTCGCGCGCGCTCGGCTACCAGCAGGTGCTCGACGCGCTCGCCGGGGAGTGCACGCAGGAGGAGGCGCGCGCGGAGACCGTCCGGGCCACCAAGCGCTTCGCGCGCCGTCAGGATTCGTGGTTCAGGCGCGATCCGCGGGTGCACTGGTTGAGTGGGGCTGCGGCGGACCTCACAGAACTTCCGCAGCTCGCGCTGGCGTTGGTCGCCCGACCGGTTACAGCCTGA